The Drosophila bipectinata strain 14024-0381.07 chromosome 2L, DbipHiC1v2, whole genome shotgun sequence genome has a segment encoding these proteins:
- the ThrRS gene encoding threonine--tRNA ligase 1, cytoplasmic isoform X1, which translates to MLKLVSPSGKYCRTFYRIGHRAARSYLAQLPAPNRQQTNQNLQHSWPRSQRCYATLAAKMKKEKKEKPAGAGDSRKELNPLPKYIEERNVFWDKCKAEYLAELAAKPREAIKVTLPDGKQVDATSWETTPYEVARGISQGLADNTVISKVNGEVWDLDRVLEGNCTLQLLKFDDPEAQAVFWHSSAHIMGEAMERIYGGHLCYGPPIENGFYYDMHLEGEGISTNDYGTMESLVKQIVKEKQNFERLEMKKSDLLEMFKYNEFKVRILNEKVTSDRTTVYKCGSLIDLCRGPHVRHTGKVKALKITKNSSTYWEGKADAETLQRVYGISFPDPKQLKEWEKLQEEAAKRDHRKIGREQELFFFHELSPGSCFFQPRGAHIYNTLMNFIKSEYRKRGFQEVISPNIYNAKLWMTSGHWQHYAENMFSFEVEKEKFALKPMNCPGHCLIFDNRNRSWRELPLRMADFGVLHRNELSGALTGLTRVRRFQQDDAHIFCAPEQIKSEMKGCLEFLKHVYTIFGFSFQLVLSTRPEKYLGELEQWNDAEKALAESLNEFGMPWKENPGDGAFYGPKIDITIMDALKRAHQCATIQLDFQLPIRFNLNYIADDGEKKRPVIIHRAILGSVERMIAILTENFAGKWPFWLSPRQVMVVPVGPAYDQYAQSVRDQLHDAGFMSEADCDAGDTMNKKIRNAQLAQFNFILVVGDKERSSNTVNVRTRDNKVHGEVSVAELITKLQKIRDEFIANEDNF; encoded by the exons GCAGCCAAGATGaagaaggagaaaaaggaaaaaccgGCCGGTGCAGGTGACAGTCGCAAGG AACTGAATCCCCTGCCGAAGTACATCGAGGAGCGCAACGTCTTTTGGGACAAGTGCAAGGCAGAGTACCTGGCCGAACTGGCGGCCAAGCCACGCGAGGCCATTAAAGTAACGCTGCCCGATGGCAAGCAGGTGGATGCCACTTCCTGGGAGACCACCCCATACGAGGTGGCTCGCGGCATTAGTCAAGGACTGGCCGACAACACTGTCATCTCAAAGGTGAACGGTGAGGTGTGGGATCTGGACCGTGTTCTCGAAGGCAACTGCACCCTGCAGCTACTCAAGTTCGACGACCCAGAGGCGCAGGCCGTCTTCTGGCACAGCTCCGCCCACATCATGGGAGAAGCCATGGAACGCATCTACGGCGGACATCTGTGTTACGGACCGCCAATTGAAAACGGCTTCTACTACGATATGCATCTGGAGGGAGAAGGC ATTTCTACCAACGACTATGGTACCATGGAGTCGCTGGTCAAGCAGATAGTTAAGGAGAAGCAGAACTTTGAGCGTCTGGAAATGAAAAAGTCTGACCTCCTGGAGATGTTCAAGTATAACGAGTTCAAGGTCCGCATTCTCAACGAGAAGGTGACCAGCGATCGCACCACCGTTTACAAATGTGGTTCATTGATCGATCTCTGCCGCGGACCTCATGTCCGCCACACTGGCAAGGTTAAGGCTCTGAAGATCACCAAAAACTCCTCCACCTACTGGGAAGGCAAGGCCGATGCTGAGACCCTGCAACGTGTCTATGGTATTTCGTTCCCCGATCCCAAGCAACTCAAGGAATGGGAAAAACTGCAGGAGGAGGCGGCCAAGCGAGATCACCGCAAGATCGGTCGGGAACAGGAACTTTTCTTCTTCCACGAGCTTTCACCCGGCTCGTGCTTCTTCCAGCCGCGTGGAGCACACATCTACAACACTCTAATGAACTTTATCAAGTCGGAGTATAGGAAGCGTGGCTTCCAGGAAGTCATCTCCCCGAACATCTACAACGCCAAGCTGTGGATGACTTCTGGTCACTGGCAGCACTATGCCGAAAACATGTTCTCTTTCGAGGTAGAAAAGGAGAAGTTCGCACTCAAGCCCATGAACTGTCCGGGCCATTGTCTCATCTTCGACAACCGCAACCGATCGTGGCGTGAGCTTCCTCTCCGCATGGCTGACTTTGGGGTGCTGCATCGTAACGAACTCTCCGGTGCCTTGACAGGATTGACCCGTGTGCGTCGCTTCCAGCAAGACGATGCTCACATCTTTTGCGCGCCCGAGCAGATCAAGAGCGAGATGAAGGGTTGCCTGGAGTTCCTGAAGCATGTGTACACCATTTTCGGCTTTTCCTTCCAGCTTGTGCTGTCCACTCGCCCCGAAAAGTATTTGGGCGAACTGGAGCAGTGGAACGATGCTGAGAAAGCGCTGGCTGAATCTCTGAACGAGTTCGGAATGCCATGGAAGGAGAACCCAGGAGATGGCGCCTTCTACGGACCCAAGATTGATATTACTATTATGGATGCTCTAAAACGCGCTCACCAGTGCGCTACCATCCAGCTGGACTTCCAGTTGCCCATTCGCTTCAATCTTAACTACATCGCCGACGATGGTGAGAAGAAGCGGCCGGTGATCATCCACCGAGCCATCCTTGGCTCCGTGGAGCGAATGATTGCAATTCTCACGGAGAACTTTGCTGGCAAGTGGCCCTTCTGGCTTTCGCCGCGCCAGGTTATGGTGGTCCCAGTTGGCCCTGCCTACGACCAGTACGCCCAGTCTGTCCGAGATCAGCTTCACGATGCCGGATTTATGAGCGAAGCCGATTGTGATGCCGGGGACACCATGAACAAGAAGATTCGTAATGCTCAGCTGGCGCAGTTCAACTTCATCCTGGTTGTGGGTGACAAGGAGCGATCCTCGAACACGGTTAACGTGCGCACCCGGGACAACAAGGTGCACGGCGAGGTATCTGTAGCCGAGCTCATCACCAAGCTGCAGAAGATCCGGGACGAGTTCATCGCCAACGAAGACAACTTTTAG
- the ThrRS gene encoding threonine--tRNA ligase 1, cytoplasmic isoform X2, protein MSDNVVTELNNLDLNKQKASKMKKEKKEKPAGAGDSRKELNPLPKYIEERNVFWDKCKAEYLAELAAKPREAIKVTLPDGKQVDATSWETTPYEVARGISQGLADNTVISKVNGEVWDLDRVLEGNCTLQLLKFDDPEAQAVFWHSSAHIMGEAMERIYGGHLCYGPPIENGFYYDMHLEGEGISTNDYGTMESLVKQIVKEKQNFERLEMKKSDLLEMFKYNEFKVRILNEKVTSDRTTVYKCGSLIDLCRGPHVRHTGKVKALKITKNSSTYWEGKADAETLQRVYGISFPDPKQLKEWEKLQEEAAKRDHRKIGREQELFFFHELSPGSCFFQPRGAHIYNTLMNFIKSEYRKRGFQEVISPNIYNAKLWMTSGHWQHYAENMFSFEVEKEKFALKPMNCPGHCLIFDNRNRSWRELPLRMADFGVLHRNELSGALTGLTRVRRFQQDDAHIFCAPEQIKSEMKGCLEFLKHVYTIFGFSFQLVLSTRPEKYLGELEQWNDAEKALAESLNEFGMPWKENPGDGAFYGPKIDITIMDALKRAHQCATIQLDFQLPIRFNLNYIADDGEKKRPVIIHRAILGSVERMIAILTENFAGKWPFWLSPRQVMVVPVGPAYDQYAQSVRDQLHDAGFMSEADCDAGDTMNKKIRNAQLAQFNFILVVGDKERSSNTVNVRTRDNKVHGEVSVAELITKLQKIRDEFIANEDNF, encoded by the exons CCAAGATGaagaaggagaaaaaggaaaaaccgGCCGGTGCAGGTGACAGTCGCAAGG AACTGAATCCCCTGCCGAAGTACATCGAGGAGCGCAACGTCTTTTGGGACAAGTGCAAGGCAGAGTACCTGGCCGAACTGGCGGCCAAGCCACGCGAGGCCATTAAAGTAACGCTGCCCGATGGCAAGCAGGTGGATGCCACTTCCTGGGAGACCACCCCATACGAGGTGGCTCGCGGCATTAGTCAAGGACTGGCCGACAACACTGTCATCTCAAAGGTGAACGGTGAGGTGTGGGATCTGGACCGTGTTCTCGAAGGCAACTGCACCCTGCAGCTACTCAAGTTCGACGACCCAGAGGCGCAGGCCGTCTTCTGGCACAGCTCCGCCCACATCATGGGAGAAGCCATGGAACGCATCTACGGCGGACATCTGTGTTACGGACCGCCAATTGAAAACGGCTTCTACTACGATATGCATCTGGAGGGAGAAGGC ATTTCTACCAACGACTATGGTACCATGGAGTCGCTGGTCAAGCAGATAGTTAAGGAGAAGCAGAACTTTGAGCGTCTGGAAATGAAAAAGTCTGACCTCCTGGAGATGTTCAAGTATAACGAGTTCAAGGTCCGCATTCTCAACGAGAAGGTGACCAGCGATCGCACCACCGTTTACAAATGTGGTTCATTGATCGATCTCTGCCGCGGACCTCATGTCCGCCACACTGGCAAGGTTAAGGCTCTGAAGATCACCAAAAACTCCTCCACCTACTGGGAAGGCAAGGCCGATGCTGAGACCCTGCAACGTGTCTATGGTATTTCGTTCCCCGATCCCAAGCAACTCAAGGAATGGGAAAAACTGCAGGAGGAGGCGGCCAAGCGAGATCACCGCAAGATCGGTCGGGAACAGGAACTTTTCTTCTTCCACGAGCTTTCACCCGGCTCGTGCTTCTTCCAGCCGCGTGGAGCACACATCTACAACACTCTAATGAACTTTATCAAGTCGGAGTATAGGAAGCGTGGCTTCCAGGAAGTCATCTCCCCGAACATCTACAACGCCAAGCTGTGGATGACTTCTGGTCACTGGCAGCACTATGCCGAAAACATGTTCTCTTTCGAGGTAGAAAAGGAGAAGTTCGCACTCAAGCCCATGAACTGTCCGGGCCATTGTCTCATCTTCGACAACCGCAACCGATCGTGGCGTGAGCTTCCTCTCCGCATGGCTGACTTTGGGGTGCTGCATCGTAACGAACTCTCCGGTGCCTTGACAGGATTGACCCGTGTGCGTCGCTTCCAGCAAGACGATGCTCACATCTTTTGCGCGCCCGAGCAGATCAAGAGCGAGATGAAGGGTTGCCTGGAGTTCCTGAAGCATGTGTACACCATTTTCGGCTTTTCCTTCCAGCTTGTGCTGTCCACTCGCCCCGAAAAGTATTTGGGCGAACTGGAGCAGTGGAACGATGCTGAGAAAGCGCTGGCTGAATCTCTGAACGAGTTCGGAATGCCATGGAAGGAGAACCCAGGAGATGGCGCCTTCTACGGACCCAAGATTGATATTACTATTATGGATGCTCTAAAACGCGCTCACCAGTGCGCTACCATCCAGCTGGACTTCCAGTTGCCCATTCGCTTCAATCTTAACTACATCGCCGACGATGGTGAGAAGAAGCGGCCGGTGATCATCCACCGAGCCATCCTTGGCTCCGTGGAGCGAATGATTGCAATTCTCACGGAGAACTTTGCTGGCAAGTGGCCCTTCTGGCTTTCGCCGCGCCAGGTTATGGTGGTCCCAGTTGGCCCTGCCTACGACCAGTACGCCCAGTCTGTCCGAGATCAGCTTCACGATGCCGGATTTATGAGCGAAGCCGATTGTGATGCCGGGGACACCATGAACAAGAAGATTCGTAATGCTCAGCTGGCGCAGTTCAACTTCATCCTGGTTGTGGGTGACAAGGAGCGATCCTCGAACACGGTTAACGTGCGCACCCGGGACAACAAGGTGCACGGCGAGGTATCTGTAGCCGAGCTCATCACCAAGCTGCAGAAGATCCGGGACGAGTTCATCGCCAACGAAGACAACTTTTAG
- the ThrRS gene encoding threonine--tRNA ligase 1, cytoplasmic isoform X3, translating to MKKEKKEKPAGAGDSRKELNPLPKYIEERNVFWDKCKAEYLAELAAKPREAIKVTLPDGKQVDATSWETTPYEVARGISQGLADNTVISKVNGEVWDLDRVLEGNCTLQLLKFDDPEAQAVFWHSSAHIMGEAMERIYGGHLCYGPPIENGFYYDMHLEGEGISTNDYGTMESLVKQIVKEKQNFERLEMKKSDLLEMFKYNEFKVRILNEKVTSDRTTVYKCGSLIDLCRGPHVRHTGKVKALKITKNSSTYWEGKADAETLQRVYGISFPDPKQLKEWEKLQEEAAKRDHRKIGREQELFFFHELSPGSCFFQPRGAHIYNTLMNFIKSEYRKRGFQEVISPNIYNAKLWMTSGHWQHYAENMFSFEVEKEKFALKPMNCPGHCLIFDNRNRSWRELPLRMADFGVLHRNELSGALTGLTRVRRFQQDDAHIFCAPEQIKSEMKGCLEFLKHVYTIFGFSFQLVLSTRPEKYLGELEQWNDAEKALAESLNEFGMPWKENPGDGAFYGPKIDITIMDALKRAHQCATIQLDFQLPIRFNLNYIADDGEKKRPVIIHRAILGSVERMIAILTENFAGKWPFWLSPRQVMVVPVGPAYDQYAQSVRDQLHDAGFMSEADCDAGDTMNKKIRNAQLAQFNFILVVGDKERSSNTVNVRTRDNKVHGEVSVAELITKLQKIRDEFIANEDNF from the exons ATGaagaaggagaaaaaggaaaaaccgGCCGGTGCAGGTGACAGTCGCAAGG AACTGAATCCCCTGCCGAAGTACATCGAGGAGCGCAACGTCTTTTGGGACAAGTGCAAGGCAGAGTACCTGGCCGAACTGGCGGCCAAGCCACGCGAGGCCATTAAAGTAACGCTGCCCGATGGCAAGCAGGTGGATGCCACTTCCTGGGAGACCACCCCATACGAGGTGGCTCGCGGCATTAGTCAAGGACTGGCCGACAACACTGTCATCTCAAAGGTGAACGGTGAGGTGTGGGATCTGGACCGTGTTCTCGAAGGCAACTGCACCCTGCAGCTACTCAAGTTCGACGACCCAGAGGCGCAGGCCGTCTTCTGGCACAGCTCCGCCCACATCATGGGAGAAGCCATGGAACGCATCTACGGCGGACATCTGTGTTACGGACCGCCAATTGAAAACGGCTTCTACTACGATATGCATCTGGAGGGAGAAGGC ATTTCTACCAACGACTATGGTACCATGGAGTCGCTGGTCAAGCAGATAGTTAAGGAGAAGCAGAACTTTGAGCGTCTGGAAATGAAAAAGTCTGACCTCCTGGAGATGTTCAAGTATAACGAGTTCAAGGTCCGCATTCTCAACGAGAAGGTGACCAGCGATCGCACCACCGTTTACAAATGTGGTTCATTGATCGATCTCTGCCGCGGACCTCATGTCCGCCACACTGGCAAGGTTAAGGCTCTGAAGATCACCAAAAACTCCTCCACCTACTGGGAAGGCAAGGCCGATGCTGAGACCCTGCAACGTGTCTATGGTATTTCGTTCCCCGATCCCAAGCAACTCAAGGAATGGGAAAAACTGCAGGAGGAGGCGGCCAAGCGAGATCACCGCAAGATCGGTCGGGAACAGGAACTTTTCTTCTTCCACGAGCTTTCACCCGGCTCGTGCTTCTTCCAGCCGCGTGGAGCACACATCTACAACACTCTAATGAACTTTATCAAGTCGGAGTATAGGAAGCGTGGCTTCCAGGAAGTCATCTCCCCGAACATCTACAACGCCAAGCTGTGGATGACTTCTGGTCACTGGCAGCACTATGCCGAAAACATGTTCTCTTTCGAGGTAGAAAAGGAGAAGTTCGCACTCAAGCCCATGAACTGTCCGGGCCATTGTCTCATCTTCGACAACCGCAACCGATCGTGGCGTGAGCTTCCTCTCCGCATGGCTGACTTTGGGGTGCTGCATCGTAACGAACTCTCCGGTGCCTTGACAGGATTGACCCGTGTGCGTCGCTTCCAGCAAGACGATGCTCACATCTTTTGCGCGCCCGAGCAGATCAAGAGCGAGATGAAGGGTTGCCTGGAGTTCCTGAAGCATGTGTACACCATTTTCGGCTTTTCCTTCCAGCTTGTGCTGTCCACTCGCCCCGAAAAGTATTTGGGCGAACTGGAGCAGTGGAACGATGCTGAGAAAGCGCTGGCTGAATCTCTGAACGAGTTCGGAATGCCATGGAAGGAGAACCCAGGAGATGGCGCCTTCTACGGACCCAAGATTGATATTACTATTATGGATGCTCTAAAACGCGCTCACCAGTGCGCTACCATCCAGCTGGACTTCCAGTTGCCCATTCGCTTCAATCTTAACTACATCGCCGACGATGGTGAGAAGAAGCGGCCGGTGATCATCCACCGAGCCATCCTTGGCTCCGTGGAGCGAATGATTGCAATTCTCACGGAGAACTTTGCTGGCAAGTGGCCCTTCTGGCTTTCGCCGCGCCAGGTTATGGTGGTCCCAGTTGGCCCTGCCTACGACCAGTACGCCCAGTCTGTCCGAGATCAGCTTCACGATGCCGGATTTATGAGCGAAGCCGATTGTGATGCCGGGGACACCATGAACAAGAAGATTCGTAATGCTCAGCTGGCGCAGTTCAACTTCATCCTGGTTGTGGGTGACAAGGAGCGATCCTCGAACACGGTTAACGTGCGCACCCGGGACAACAAGGTGCACGGCGAGGTATCTGTAGCCGAGCTCATCACCAAGCTGCAGAAGATCCGGGACGAGTTCATCGCCAACGAAGACAACTTTTAG
- the Rab6 gene encoding ras-related protein Rab6, whose protein sequence is MSSGDFGNPLRKFKLVFLGEQSVGKTSLITRFMYDSFDNTYQATIGIDFLSKTMYLEDRTVRLQLWDTAGQERFRSLIPSYIRDSTVAVVVYDITNTNSFHQTSKWIDDVRTERGSDVIIMLVGNKTDLSDKRQVSTEEGERKAKELNVMFIETSAKAGYNVKQLFRRVAAALPGMDSTENKPSEDMQEVVLKDSPNETKDPEGGCAC, encoded by the coding sequence ATGTCATCCGGCGACTTCGGTAATCCGCTGCGGAAGTTCAAGCTTGTCTTCCTGGGGGAGCAGAGCGTGGGAAAGACCTCGCTGATTACGCGTTTCATGTACGACAGCTTCGACAACACGTACCAGGCGACGATCGGCATTGACTTCCTATCGAAGACCATGTACCTGGAGGACCGCACCGTCCGCCTGCAGTTGTGGGACACGGCGGGCCAGGAGCGCTTTCGGTCGCTGATCCCCTCCTACATTCGCGACTCTACCGTCGCCGTGGTCGTGTACGACATCACCAACACGAACTCGTTTCACCAAACCTCCAAATGGATAGACGACGTACGCACGGAACGAGGTAGCGACGTAATCATCATGCTGGTGGGAAACAAGACGGATCTGTCGGACAAGCGACAAGTCTCCACGGAGGAGGGCGAGCGCAAGGCCAAGGAACTGAATGTGATGTTCATCGAGACGAGCGCCAAGGCCGGTTACAATGTGAAGCAGCTATTCCGACGAGTGGCGGCGGCTCTGCCCGGCATGGACTCGACTGAGAACAAACCCTCCGAGGACATGCAGGAGGTGGTGCTGAAGGACTCGCCCAACGAGACGAAGGACCCCGAGGGCGGATGCGCCTGCTAG
- the Phae1 gene encoding trypsin delta, with protein MIANGQQTKSNHRPLASVVLLVLGLCQATAGVGIAQPNGRVVGGTAAAANSAPYAVSMQYEATHYCAGSILNANWVVTAAHCLMNSAQVLGSTLVAGSIAVAGTASTTQTRSITYFVVNDLYTGGTVPYDIGLVYTPTAFVWTAAVAPVTLPSSGVVPTGTATLYGWGSTSTTNTASYPATLQVASNLPIISLTSCEAALGTKGSDVHSTNLCTGPLTGGVSICTSDSGGPLVQNNVLIGIVSWGKLPCGQANSPSVYVQVSSFISWISSNQVAP; from the coding sequence ATGATTGCGAACGGACAGCAAACAAAGTCGAACCATCGCCCGTTGGCCAGTGTCGTGCTTCTGGTCCTGGGTCTTTGCCAGGCCACTGCCGGAGTAGGTATCGCGCAGCCGAATGGAAGAGTGGTGGGTGGAACGGCAGCCGCTGCCAACAGTGCTCCCTATGCGGTCTCCATGCAGTATGAAGCAACTCACTACTGTGCCGGCAGCATCCTGAATGCCAACTGGGTGGTAACGGCTGCCCACTGTCTGATGAACAGCGCTCAGGTCCTGGGAAGTACCCTGGTGGCCGGCAGCATTGCAGTGGCGGGAACTGCCAGTACCACGCAGACCCGGAGCATCACCTACTTTGTGGTCAACGATTTGTACACTGGTGGAACCGTGCCGTACGACATCGGTCTCGTCTACACTCCCACCGCCTTCGTTTGGACTGCGGCTGTGGCCCCCGTGACGCTGCCGTCTTCAGGTGTGGTGCCGACTGGAACAGCCACTCTATATGGATGGGGAAGCACCAGCACAACAAATACCGCCTCCTATCCCGCGACCCTTCAGGTGGCCTCCAACCTGCCCATTATCAGTTTGACTTCCTGTGAGGCAGCTTTGGGCACCAAGGGTAGTGACGTCCACTCGACTAATTTATGCACGGGTCCCCTAACCGGAGGCGTCAGCATCTGCACATCCGACTCTGGAGGTCCTCTGGTGCAGAATAACGTCCTTATCGGCATAGTGTCCTGGGGTAAACTTCCGTGCGGACAAGCCAACTCTCCGTCGGTTTATGTACAAGTATCATCCTTTATTTCGTGGATTTCGAGCAACCAAGTGGCTCCATAA
- the LOC108131108 gene encoding trypsin delta-like, producing MWKNRSLLYIAVLLLGFCHFSGEVQAQTSPEGRVVGGTAAAVNSAPYIVSIQYKGTHYCAASILNAHWLVTAAHCLSNQAQVLASTLVAGSIEVAGTASTTQKRPISYFVINDLYTGGAVPYDIGLIYTPTAFVWSAAVAAVKLPSAGQVPTGSANLYGWGSTSKGQTPSFPKTLQVAKNIPIIKLDACAKALGTKGRDVHSTNLCTGPLDGGISICSADSGGPLVQNNVLIGIVSWGKIPCGSANSPSVYVQVSSFISWISKNQVIR from the coding sequence atgtggaaaaatcGCTCTCTTTTATATATTGCAGTCCTGCTCCTAGGATTCTGCCATTTCTCTGGGGAAGTCCAAGCCCAAACCAGTCCTGAAGGACGAGTTGTGGGTGGgacggcggcggcggtgaATAGTGCTCCCTACATAGTGTCCATTCAGTACAAGGGCACCCACTACTGCGCGGCCAGCATCCTGAATGCCCACTGGCTGGTAACTGCCGCTCACTGCCTTTCCAATCAAGCCCAGGTCCTGGCAAGCACCTTGGTGGCCGGCAGCATCGAGGTGGCGGGCACTGCAAGCACCACCCAGAAGCGTCCCATCTCATACTTTGTGATTAATGACTTGTACACTGGCGGAGCCGTGCCCTATGACATCGGATTGATCTACACACCTACCGCCTTCGTTTGGTCGGCAGCAGTGGCTGCCGTGAAACTACCATCTGCCGGCCAAGTGCCAACCGGATCTGCCAATCTTTACGGTTGGGGCAGCACCAGCAAAGGCCAGACACCGTCTTTCCCCAAGACGCTCCAGGTAGCCAAGAACATACCCATCATTAAACTGGATGCCTGTGCAAAAGCTTTGGGCACCAAGGGCAGGGATGTTCATTCAACCAACCTGTGCACGGGTCCTCTTGACGGAGGAATCAGCATTTGTTCCGCGGACTCTGGCGGCCCACTCGTGCAAAATAACGTCCTTATCGGAATAGTCTCCTGGGGAAAGATACCATGTGGCTCTGCCAACTCGCCATCTGTCTATGTACAAGTCTCGTCATTCATCTCTTGGATATCCAAAAACCAAGTGATCCgataa